Proteins co-encoded in one Corylus avellana chromosome ca9, CavTom2PMs-1.0 genomic window:
- the LOC132191558 gene encoding receptor kinase-like protein Xa21 has translation MHGPFSNLSNLAPFSTNAPENATPSVIQFLGLGFGRLAQSSTNFTDQSALNAFHSNIISGPNQTVLAANWSTATNFCNWIGVSCSRRRQRVTALNLRLMGLQGTISPHIGNLSFLVYLNLRNNSFFGSLPHEISRLHRLRILQLSFNQLEGSIPPTLHNCRNLQRIRLAGNHLTGAIPSTLANMLSLEALDLQNNSLTGPFPLVIFNISSLTIIALSENHISGTLPMDLCSHCPNLRGLYLSFNEFSGQLPSQINHCRELAVLSLSYNKFEGSIPKGFGSSEQLEVLALGGNNLTGNIPPTISNLSRLYAFAIEENNIKGSIPSDLWRLSNLGQLLFQDNYLTGTIPQSLFNMSSLQIISLFNNSLYGNLPSNSEFSCPSLEYLYFAVNKFSGLIPSYLSNCSKLVLLDLGSNILSGPIPKSLGHLKYLQKLVLNDNQLTGEPKDQELNFLSYLSNCRVLEVLSIFNNPLDITLSDSIGNFSTTLKTIYANQCQIKGRVPVSIGSLRGLTLLDLSNNNLTGNIPSTIGGLEGLQRLYLGGNKIKGSIPESICQLKNLGELDLSNNKISGSIPNCISNLNILQRLYLRSNRLESPIPLNLWNLENLLFLDLSSNFLDGYLSPNMKKLDAIERIDLSRNQITGSIPSIIGAFESLGYLDLSRNSFQGEIPQSFGDLKGLDVLNLSYNNLSGVISNSLEALLHLKYFNVSFNKLSGEIPSSGPFANFTTKSFLGNKALCGNPIFGVLPCPSLSSKGSKVKQSLLKYFLATIASIILCLALVYMLRRHRESKIQLPSLFNTLSLSKHRMVSYQELCQGTNNFCESNLLGAGGFGSVYKGVLLDGTVVAIKVLNLQLADAFKSFDAECKVLRIIRHRNLVKVISTCSNPEFRALVLQYMSNGSLERWLYSYNYCLNLLQRVNIMVDVASALDYLHHCLSESVVHCDLKPTNILLDEDMVAHVGDFGIAKILIENKDATQTKTLGTLGYIAPEYGFEGKVSIKGDVYSYGITLLEMITKKKPTDNMFEGELTMRQWINASLPDRMMEVVDDSLLRTENGRDVTTMQSVLSSIMELGLRCSEELPNERVDIKDVLVKLQKIKLALSENKNRGI, from the exons ATGCATGGCCCATTCTCTAATCTGTCAAATCTTGCACCATTCTCGACAAATGCTCCAGAAAATGCAACTCCATCTGTAATCCAATTTCTGGGCTTAGGATTTGGGAGG TTGGCCCAATCTTCCACCAACTTTACCGACCAATCAGCTCTCAATGCCTTCCATTCTAATATTATCTCCGGTCCAAACCAAACTGTCTTGGCTGCTAATTGGTCCACAGCTACAAACTTCTGCAATTGGATTGGGGTCTCATGTAGCCGACGCAGACAAAGAGTCACAGCTTTGAACCTTCGCCTCATGGGTCTTCAGGGCACCATTTCTCCACATATTGGTAACCTCTCTTTCTTGGTTTATCTTAATCTACGCAACAATAGCTTTTTTGGTTCTTTGCCTCATGAGATCAGTCGCCTACATCGCTTGAGAATACTCCAGCTGTCATTCAACCAATTGGAAGGTAGCATCCCTCCAACTTTGCATAATTGCCGGAATCTTCAACGAATACGACTTGCGGGAAACCATCTTACGGGTGCAATTCCATCAACCCTCGCCAACATGTTGTCATTAGAGGCCTTGGATTTGCAAAACAACAGCCTCACAGGTCCATTTCCTCTTGTCATCTTTAACATATCCTCTCTTACCATAATTGCTCTTTCAGAAAATCACATCTCAGGTACTCTTCCAATGGATCTATGTAGCCATTGTCCTAATCTTCGAGGACTTTATCTTTCCTTCAATGAGTTCAGCGGTCAACTCCCTTCACAAATAAACCATTGTAGAGAGCTTGCAGTCTTATCCCTATCATACAATAAATTTGAAGGCAGTATTCCAAAAGGTTTTGGGAGTTCAGAACAGCTTGAAGTGCTAGCTCTTGGAGGTAACAACTTAACCGGTAATATACCTCCTACCATAAGTAACTTGTCGAGGTTATATGCATTTGCAATTGAGGAAAACAACATTAAAGGAAGCATTCCGAGTGATTTATGGCGCCTTTCCAATCTGGGACAATTGCTTTTCCAAGATAATTATCTCACAGGGACAATCCCCCAAAGCCTTTTCAACATGTCCTCTCTACAAATAATCTCCTTGTTTAATAATTCCCTATATGGCAATCTTCCATCAAATTCTGAATTTTCCTGCCCCAGTCTTGAATATCTATATTTTGCTGTCAACAAATTTAGTGGTCTCATCCCATCGTATCTTTCAAATTGTTCCAAGCTCGTCCTATTAGATTTAGGTTCAAACATACTCTCTGGACCAATACCAAAAAGTCTTGGACACTTAAAATACCTTCAAAAGCTTGTTCTAAATGACAATCAGCTAACAGGAGAGCCTAAAGATCAAGAGCTTAATTTCCTTTCATACTTATCTAATTGCAGAGTTTTGGAAGTTCTGTCCATATTCAATAATCCATTGGATATTACTCTTTCGGATTCCATCGGAAACTTTTCAACCACCCTTAAAACCATTTATGCAAACCAATGCCAAATAAAAGGTCGCGTTCCAGTGAGTATAGGTTCTTTAAGAGGCTTGACCTTGCTTGATCTGAGCAATAACAATTTGACTGGAAACATACCATCCACAATTGGAGGATTGGAGGGGTTACAAAGATTATATCTTGGTGGTAATAAAATCAAAGGATCCATTCCAGAAAGCATATGTCAGCTAAAGAACTTAGGCGAGTTAGATCtttcaaataacaaaatctcTGGATCTATCCCAAATTGCATTTCGAACCTCAATATTTTGCAAAGGCTATACCTGCGTTCTAATAGGCTGGAATCACcaataccattaaatttatggaaCCTTGAGAATCTATTGTTTTTGGACCTATCATCCAATTTCCTTGATGGATATTTGTCtccaaacatgaaaaaattggATGCTATTGAACGCATTGATTTATCTCGAAACCAAATTACTGGAAGTATTCCAAGCATCATTGGAGCTTTTGAAAGCCTAGGTTATCTTGATTTGTCAAGGAACTCATTTCAAGGAGAAATTCCACAATCTTTTGGAGACTTGAAAGGATTAGATGTGTTAAACCTCTCATACAATAATCTCTCTGGTGTAATTTCTAATTCTCTTGAGGCACTTTTGCATCTCAAGTATTTTAATGTGTCTTTCAACAAGCTATCCGGAGAGATACCATCTAGCGGGCCTTTTGCAAATTTCACAACTAAATCATTTTTAGGAAACAAAGCACTTTGTGGGAATccaatttttggagttttaCCTTGTCCAAGTCTGAGCTCCAAAGGATCAAAGGTGAAACAGAGTCTGCTCAAATATTTTCTTGCTACCATTGCTTCAATTATACTCTGTCTAGCATTGGTCTATATGTTGAGAAGACACCGAGAAAGTAAAATACAGCTTCCAAGTTTATTTAATACATTGTCTTTATCAAAGCATAGAATGGTATCATATCAAGAGCTTTGCCAAGGGACAAACAACTTTTGTGAAAGCAACTTGCTTGGAGCTGGAGGTTTTGGTTCTGTGTACAAAGGTGTGTTGCTTGACGGGACTGTTGTTGCTATTAAAGTTCTAAATTTGCAATTGGCCGATGCTTTCAAAAGTTTTGATGCAGAATGCAAGGTCTTACGGATAATCCGACATAGGAATCTTGTTAAAGTCATAAGTACATGCTCCAACCCTGAGTTTAGAGCTTTAGTACTACAATACATGTCGAACGGTAGCCTTGAAAGGTGGTTATACTCTTATAACTACTGCTTGAATCTTCTTCAAAGAGTAAACATTATGGTTGATGTTGCATCGGCGTTGGACTATCTCCACCACTGTCTATCAGAATCTGTGGTTCACTGCGATTTGAAGCCTACCAATATCCTTCTAGATGAGGACATGGTTGCACATGTGGGTGACTTTGGCATTGCAAAGATTTTGATCGAAAACAAAGATGCTACACAAACCAAAACTCTTGGTACACTTGGCTATATTGCTCCAG AGTatggttttgaaggaaaagtctCCATCAAAGGCGATGTTTATAGCTACGGTATAACATTGTTGGAGATGATCACAAAGAAGAAACCTACCGACAACATGTTTGAAGGAGAATTGACTATGAGGCAATGGATAAATGCATCACTTCCTGATAGAATGATGGAAGTTGTGGATGACAGTTTATTGAGaacagaaaatggaagagatgtAACTACCATGCAAAGTGTTCTATCATCCATCATGGAATTAGGCTTAAGGTGTTCTGAAGAGTTACCAAATGAAAGAGTCGATATCAAAGATGTGCTtgtgaaacttcaaaaaattaaactggCACTTTCTGAAAACAAAAATCGGGGTATCTGA
- the LOC132161817 gene encoding LOW QUALITY PROTEIN: embryonic protein DC-8-like (The sequence of the model RefSeq protein was modified relative to this genomic sequence to represent the inferred CDS: inserted 1 base in 1 codon), producing MASAREFKEKRAEAAAKLAASDLEEINREREESQQQEERPGVIGSVLKAVHETYEHAKETVVGKSEETAETTRESAENAAEKAGENKDSAAEKAREAKETTKEKAEEYKKYAAEKAKETKDSALGKAGEYKECAGEKANETKDYSAEKAKEGKDTXLGGLKESAADAARRATGFLSGKKEEAMQKTEETKETTKEKLSEAEEEARRKVEELKVRGGEEYKDDADRGSSAAKVGVDVEETRPGYIAAKLKEADQVSGQTFNDPGRIDDEGVIRLDRQGKM from the exons atggcGTCTGCGAGGGAATTCAAGGAAAAGAGAGCCGAGGCCGCCGCGAAGCTTGCGGCGTCGGATCTCGAAGAGATTaacagagagagggaggagtCTCAGCAGCAAGAAGAGAGGCCCGGTGTTATTGGGTCTGTGCTGAAGGCAGTTCATGAAACGTACGAGCATGCGAAGGAAACTGTTGTTGGGAAGAGCGAGGAAACTGCGGAGACGACAAGGGAAAGCGCAGAGAATGCCGCCGAGAAAGCAGGGGAGAATAAAGACAGTGCGGCGGAGAAGGCGAGGGAGGCGAAGGAGACGACGAAGGAAAAGGCGGAAGAGTACAAGAAGTATGCAGCGGAGAAGGCAAAGGAGACGAAAGACTCGGCATTGGGAAAGGCGGGGGAGTACAAGGAGTGTGCGGGGGAGAAGGCAAATGAGACAAAGGATTACAGTGCTGAGAAAGCAAAAGAGGGGAAGGATA AGCTTGGGGGGCTGAAAGAGTCGGCTGCTGATGCTGCTCGAAGAGCCACGGGTTTCTTGTCTggaaagaaagaggaagccATGCAGAAGACGGAAGAAACCAAAGAGACAaccaag GAAAAGTTGAGCGAAGCGGAGGAGGAAGCTCGGCGGAAGGTGGAAGAGTTGAAGGTGCGAGGTGGCGAGGAGTACAAGGATGATGCTGATAG GGGGAGTAGTGCGGCGAAGGTTGGGGTGGATGTGGAAGAGACCCGGCCGGGATATATAGCTGCGAAGCTGAAAGAGGCTGACCAGGTGTCCGGCCAGACTTTCAACGATCCGGGTCGCATAGATGATGAGGGCGTCATACGTTTGGACCGCCAGGGCAAGATGTGA